A genomic window from Prunus persica cultivar Lovell chromosome G2, Prunus_persica_NCBIv2, whole genome shotgun sequence includes:
- the LOC18779438 gene encoding LOW QUALITY PROTEIN: pentatricopeptide repeat-containing protein At5g04780 (The sequence of the model RefSeq protein was modified relative to this genomic sequence to represent the inferred CDS: inserted 2 bases in 2 codons; deleted 1 base in 1 codon; substituted 5 bases at 5 genomic stop codons), which produces MKTLRRNKEGIYNTAQNYHRKFSAIAKGARANRPRHQECLVLVETRDTYTPLLHQILQSCARTGAPMEGKACHRQIICLGLQAGTLTSNILINMYSKCGLVYCADKVFDEMPERSLVSXNTMIGSLTQNGEEQKALGLFLXMEREGNHFSEFTVSSVLCACAEKCAVFXYKQLHALAVKLAMNLNVYVGIALLDVYSKSGLIKDASCVFASLPERSEVTWSSMVAGYVQNGLYEEALMFFHRAKMMGLLQNQFTISSAICACVGLAALIEGKQVHAVLCKTGFGLNIFIVSSLIDMYAKCGSIKEAYHAFXGMDETNTVLWNNMISGFARHACSLEVMXLFEKMQEMGRFPSEVTYVYVLTACSHMGLIESERKYFNLTEHNVSPTVVHYSCMIDLFGRSXLLFEVYNLIEEIPFDAIASMWDSVLASCRIHGKLHLAEVAAKHLSEIEPNNAGKSWIEIKDKIHSFMVGEXSHVRIAGIYSKLDCLIEELKIMGYAAETEHDLHYMGENRKHEPLRHHSEKLALTLGLMRLPSNASIRIMKNLRICGDCHSFMKIASSCTGKEIIVRDTNMFHHFKNGCCSCREFW; this is translated from the exons ATGAAAACCTTGAGAAGAAACAAGGAGGGAATCTATAACACTGCTCAAAACTATCACAGAAAGTTCTCAGCCATCGCCAAGGGCGCTAGAGCTAACAGACCTAGACACCAAGAATGCCTTGTTTTGGTGGAGACAAGGGACACTTATACTCCACTTCTGCATCAAATCTTGCAAAGCTGTGCAAGAACAGGTGCACCCATGGAAGGTAAGGCCTGCCATAGACAGATCATATGTCTTGGCTTGCAAGCAGGCACTTTAACATCTAACATACTCATCAACATGTATTCTAAATGCGGTTTAGTTTATTGTGCTGACAAAGTTTTTGATGAAATGCCTGAAAGAAGCTTAGTTTCATGAAACACGATGATTGGGTCACTTACCCAGAATGGGGAGGAACAGAAAGCTCTTGGTCTTTTCTTGTAGATg gaaagagaaggaaacCATTTTAGTGAATTCACTGTTTCGAGTGTTCTTTGTGCTTGTGCAGAGAAATGTGCTGTTTTTTAGTATAAACAACTGCACGCTCTTGCTGTTAAGTTAGCAATGAATTTAAATGTCTATGTGGGAATTGCATTGCTTGACGTTTATTCAAAGTCTGGTTTGATAAAGGATGCAAGCTGTGTGTTTGCGTCTCTGCCAGAGAGGAGTGAGGTTACTTGGAGTTCGATGGTAGCCGGGTATGTGCAAAATGGGCTTTATGAGGAGGCTTTGATGTTCTTCCATAGAGCTAAAATGATGGGGTTATTGCAGAACCAGTTTACAATTTCTTCTGCTATTTGTGCTTGTGTAGGTCTGGCAGCTCTTATTGAAGGGAAGCAGGTGCATGCCGTGTTATGTAAAACTGGATTTGGTTTGaatatatttattgtttcCTCTCTTATAGACATGTATGCAAAATGTGGTAGCATTAAAGAAGCTTACCATGCGTTTTGAGGTATGGATGAGACAAACACTGTGTTATGGAATAACATGATTTCTGGGTTTGCTAGACATGCTTGCTCCCTAGAGGTGA ATCTATTTGAGAAAATGCAGGAGATGGGTAGGTTCCCAAGTGAAGTAACGTATGTTTATGTATTAACTGCTTGTAGTCATATGGGATTGATTGAAAGTGAAAGGAAATACTTCAACCTCACAGAACACAATGTGTCACCTACTGTTGTTCACTATTCATGCATGATTGATCTTTTTGGTCGGTCTTGATTGTTGTTTGAAGTCTATAATTTGATAGAGGAAATTCCATTTGATGCTATTGCTTCCATGTGGGATTCAGTGTTGGCTTCTTGTAGGATCCATGGAAAACTTCACTTGGCTGAGGTAGCAGCTAAGCATTTGTCTGAGATAGAACCTAATAATGCCGGGAAGAGTTGGATTGAAATCAAGGACAAAATTCACTCATTCATGGTTGGAG TTTCGCATGTTAGAATTGCTGGGATatactcaaaattggactgtTTGATCGAAGAGTTGAAGATTATGGGCTACGCGGCTGAGACTGAACATGACCTTCATTATATGGGAGAGAACAGAAAACATGAACCTTTGAGGCACCACAGTGAGAAACTTGCTCTTACTTTGGGGTTGATGCGTTTACCTTCAAATGCATCTATCAGGATCATGAAGAATCTTAGGATTTGTGGTGATTGCCATTCTTTTATGAAGATTGCATCATCTTGTACTGGGAAGGAAATCATCGTCAGGGATACTAACATGTTCCACCATTTCAAGAATGGTTGTTGTTCTTGTCGGGAATTTTGGTAG